Proteins from a single region of Limibacter armeniacum:
- a CDS encoding TonB-dependent receptor — translation MKGQDLVKTRVHGSVQTSNGEKLIGVTVVLKGTTKGTTTNMDGDFDIKNIPLGDYVLQASFIGFNTKEVTLKLDTKKAQKLNIVLDENITEMDVVEVKGESLAQEVKKQPFAVTAVSTKEFYNSAADAKMVLNRVAGVRVMEEGGVGSNLNFTLNGFSGDQVKFFLDGIPMDNYGSSLSLSNIPVNSIERIDVYKGVVPVWLGTDALGGAVNIVTNSVGNFLDASYTVGSFNTHRVSVNGAYTNPKSGFTFRTNLNGNYSDNNYKVLVPIKEGNNIVDTAEVKRFHDRYYSGTLKLETGLVNKPYADQLLFGVILTGDDNQVQTGATMNTVYGGIVSNGNSIIPTLKYSKEDLFVEGLDVTLYNAYNISTHNVIDTLSGVKYNWLGEPTYTPGSSDGELSRTYSILDDKEFNSQLNASYGLDNHNSLQFNYSFSSLNREVTDTENPDKIENKFPKSISKHVLGLAYVYEPSEKWNTTVFGKYYFLKAKTSKEFDFGLETNRIEGVENSKQNFGYGLATTYLPVNGLQLKASYEHTYRLPWAYEMFGDGLFTQANPDLGPEQSDNFNLGAQYQFDINSDHTFVVESNLIYREAKDLIYQVVKVASPVTQYDNLSQTRAKGVEASINYTWKDFLRIGGNITYQDITDQADSVYNESYTNSGYQKNFQKGFRVPNIPYLFGNANVGVTFKEVFQKESVLNVNMYYNFVEQYFLSWAELGSKDNKKVIPGQSSVDMEVSYSMNKGKYNIALECRNLTGALLYDKYYLQKPGRAFYIKLRYVLGR, via the coding sequence TTGAAAGGCCAAGACTTGGTTAAGACACGTGTTCATGGAAGTGTTCAAACTTCAAATGGTGAAAAACTTATTGGTGTTACCGTGGTATTAAAGGGTACAACCAAAGGTACTACCACCAATATGGATGGTGATTTTGATATCAAAAATATCCCATTAGGTGATTATGTATTACAAGCTAGTTTTATTGGCTTCAACACAAAAGAGGTAACCCTGAAGCTTGATACTAAAAAAGCACAGAAGCTAAACATTGTGCTCGATGAGAACATTACAGAGATGGATGTAGTGGAAGTGAAAGGAGAGTCATTAGCACAAGAGGTCAAAAAACAACCATTTGCTGTAACAGCGGTATCCACCAAAGAATTTTACAATAGTGCTGCTGATGCCAAAATGGTACTCAATAGGGTAGCAGGTGTAAGGGTTATGGAAGAAGGAGGGGTTGGTTCTAATCTGAACTTTACCCTTAATGGCTTTTCAGGGGATCAGGTTAAGTTCTTTCTGGATGGTATTCCGATGGACAATTATGGTTCTTCATTAAGCCTTAGCAATATCCCTGTAAACTCTATTGAAAGGATTGATGTGTACAAAGGTGTTGTACCTGTATGGTTAGGAACAGATGCGCTTGGTGGTGCTGTTAACATTGTGACTAATTCTGTCGGTAATTTTTTGGATGCTTCTTATACAGTAGGATCCTTCAATACACATAGGGTATCTGTGAACGGTGCCTATACTAATCCTAAAAGTGGCTTTACTTTCCGTACCAACTTGAACGGAAACTATTCTGATAATAATTACAAGGTATTGGTGCCAATTAAAGAGGGTAACAATATTGTGGATACAGCTGAGGTCAAGAGATTCCATGACCGTTACTATTCAGGAACGCTTAAGCTGGAAACAGGTTTGGTCAACAAACCATATGCAGACCAGCTGCTTTTTGGCGTAATCCTTACAGGGGATGACAATCAGGTACAAACTGGTGCAACCATGAATACAGTGTACGGAGGTATTGTGAGCAATGGCAATTCTATTATCCCTACATTGAAATACAGCAAGGAAGACCTGTTTGTTGAAGGATTGGATGTAACGCTTTACAATGCTTATAATATCAGCACACATAACGTGATTGATACATTGAGTGGCGTCAAGTATAATTGGCTGGGTGAACCTACTTATACCCCTGGGTCAAGTGACGGGGAATTGTCTCGTACTTACAGTATTCTGGATGATAAAGAGTTCAATTCACAACTGAATGCTTCGTATGGTTTGGACAACCATAATTCTTTACAGTTTAATTACTCCTTCTCGTCACTTAACAGAGAGGTCACTGATACAGAAAACCCTGATAAAATCGAGAACAAGTTTCCAAAATCCATCAGCAAGCATGTCTTGGGTTTGGCTTATGTATATGAGCCAAGTGAGAAATGGAACACGACAGTGTTTGGTAAATATTACTTCCTGAAAGCAAAAACGTCCAAGGAATTTGATTTTGGGCTGGAAACAAACAGGATTGAAGGAGTTGAGAATTCAAAGCAAAATTTTGGTTATGGTTTGGCCACAACTTACCTGCCAGTAAATGGACTTCAGCTGAAGGCATCTTATGAACATACCTACAGGTTGCCTTGGGCTTATGAGATGTTTGGTGATGGTCTTTTCACGCAGGCAAACCCTGACCTGGGGCCTGAGCAAAGTGACAACTTTAACTTAGGGGCACAGTACCAGTTCGACATCAACAGCGACCACACATTTGTGGTGGAAAGTAATTTGATATACAGGGAAGCTAAGGACCTGATTTATCAGGTAGTAAAAGTGGCAAGCCCTGTGACACAATATGACAACCTGAGCCAAACACGTGCAAAAGGAGTAGAAGCAAGTATCAACTATACTTGGAAAGACTTTCTCCGAATTGGTGGAAATATCACATATCAGGACATCACTGATCAGGCAGATTCAGTGTATAATGAGTCCTACACCAACTCGGGTTATCAGAAGAATTTCCAGAAAGGCTTTAGGGTGCCTAACATTCCTTACTTGTTTGGCAATGCCAATGTTGGAGTCACATTCAAAGAGGTCTTCCAGAAAGAGTCTGTGTTGAATGTAAATATGTACTACAACTTTGTGGAGCAGTATTTCCTAAGCTGGGCAGAGTTGGGGTCAAAAGACAATAAAAAAGTAATCCCCGGACAATCATCTGTGGACATGGAGGTGTCATACAGCATGAATAAGGGCAAGTATAATATTGCTTTGGAGTGTCGCAACCTGACAGGTGCACTCCTTTATGATAAGTATTATCTACAAAAGCCTGGACGTGCCTTTTATATCAAATTAAGGTATGTACTTGGTCGTTAG
- a CDS encoding DUF4374 domain-containing protein: MFSFRRVSKVALPVLGIWSALMFTGCDNDDSKDPVTTEDKQFVVSLAIQGSDNNFTYYSVPFADVMNGSLSAVGEGIEQPGYYDFTQIGNTIYSIGGLDDVNVVGITKNESGALTQIGDVSFTNSLSDIVKADENTLVALELNSSSDQVTFHKIDINTITVKETIQHPVSDITGLESPSYSGMRVSGDYLYLGYYIMDPNSWETNFTDKAWVAVYSYPELEFIKVIEDDRTGNIGGFNVKSGLIKDEKGDVYALSHSNPANGFSQSTKGGAILRIKSGETEFDQDYFLDVEALTEGTNTAHLVYLGDGKVFAEINTEANENQARWSDSPLRSAVIDLYNNTINYIDGIPTHNGDGRRLAALHDGNNIYICIPEDSGIYVYKIDLVNYTATKGAEVEANFVAGFFKL, from the coding sequence ATGTTTTCTTTCAGAAGAGTAAGTAAAGTAGCGTTGCCTGTTTTAGGTATTTGGTCTGCACTGATGTTTACAGGATGTGACAATGATGACTCAAAAGATCCGGTTACAACTGAGGACAAACAATTTGTTGTATCATTGGCTATTCAAGGTAGTGACAATAACTTCACCTATTATTCAGTTCCGTTTGCGGATGTGATGAACGGTTCACTGTCTGCAGTAGGAGAAGGTATTGAGCAGCCGGGTTACTATGACTTCACACAAATTGGCAACACAATCTACAGTATTGGTGGCTTGGATGACGTAAACGTAGTCGGTATTACAAAAAATGAAAGTGGAGCACTTACTCAAATTGGAGATGTATCTTTTACAAATAGCCTTTCTGATATAGTAAAAGCAGATGAGAATACATTGGTTGCATTGGAGTTGAATTCTAGTTCGGATCAAGTTACTTTCCACAAGATTGATATTAACACAATTACTGTAAAAGAAACTATACAGCACCCTGTATCTGATATCACTGGCCTTGAGTCACCGTCTTATTCAGGTATGCGTGTAAGTGGTGATTACCTGTATTTGGGCTACTATATCATGGATCCAAATTCTTGGGAAACCAATTTTACAGATAAGGCTTGGGTAGCTGTTTATTCTTACCCTGAGTTGGAGTTCATCAAGGTAATTGAGGATGACCGTACAGGAAATATCGGTGGTTTCAATGTGAAGTCAGGTTTGATCAAGGATGAAAAAGGTGATGTATATGCCCTGTCTCATTCTAATCCAGCGAATGGATTCAGCCAGTCAACAAAAGGTGGTGCAATCCTTCGTATCAAGAGTGGCGAGACGGAGTTCGATCAGGATTACTTCTTGGATGTTGAAGCGCTTACAGAAGGTACAAATACAGCTCACCTTGTATATTTGGGAGACGGTAAAGTTTTCGCTGAAATCAATACAGAGGCTAATGAGAATCAAGCTAGATGGTCAGACAGCCCGTTGCGTTCTGCTGTAATTGACTTGTATAACAATACAATCAACTACATTGACGGCATTCCAACACATAATGGTGATGGTAGAAGATTGGCTGCCTTGCACGATGGGAATAACATTTATATATGTATTCCAGAAGATTCAGGCATCTATGTTTATAAGATTGATTTGGTGAACTATACTGCAACTAAAGGAGCTGAAGTAGAAGCTAACTTTGTAGCAGGGTTCTTCAAGCTATAA